One segment of Neobacillus endophyticus DNA contains the following:
- a CDS encoding helix-turn-helix transcriptional regulator encodes MGKHLVGNHIRKLRFNHDEMTQQQLADKVGVTRQTIVSLEKGNYSPSLELAFRIAHAFNLPLEEVFFYEGNTKQ; translated from the coding sequence ATGGGTAAACATCTTGTCGGCAATCACATTCGCAAATTACGATTCAACCATGATGAAATGACCCAGCAGCAATTGGCTGACAAGGTAGGCGTGACAAGACAAACAATCGTCTCACTTGAAAAAGGAAATTACTCCCCATCTCTGGAACTGGCTTTTCGCATTGCTCACGCCTTTAACTTACCGTTGGAAGAGGTATTCTTTTACGAGGGCAACACAAAGCAATAA
- a CDS encoding DUF4386 domain-containing protein has protein sequence MNSNKKAAKIVGVLFILAAVTAIMGLLLYDPILNGPDYLIKGAKHANQVILGALMELILVVSAVGTATTMFPFLRKYNETIALWHICFRFLEAIIITVGVISMLSLLTLSREFVAAGSPDTAAFQTSGIVLKAIHAWTFMLGPLFMLGINTAMYSYIFYKSKLVPKFIPILGLTGAALVFIYGVLVMFGVIQQISVWSILSLPVAANEMILAVWLIVKGFNESALASMVEKKKVLEGLT, from the coding sequence ATGAATTCAAACAAAAAAGCTGCGAAAATTGTGGGTGTTCTGTTTATACTTGCTGCCGTTACAGCGATAATGGGCCTTCTTTTATACGATCCTATCCTCAACGGCCCCGATTACTTGATTAAAGGTGCAAAACACGCCAACCAGGTGATACTGGGAGCGCTAATGGAGTTAATCCTTGTGGTTTCAGCAGTTGGAACTGCTACTACCATGTTCCCATTTTTGAGAAAATATAATGAAACCATTGCTCTTTGGCATATTTGCTTTAGGTTTCTTGAAGCGATTATCATTACTGTTGGAGTAATCAGTATGCTGTCCCTATTGACTTTAAGCCGGGAATTTGTAGCTGCGGGATCTCCAGATACCGCTGCTTTTCAAACATCAGGCATCGTGTTAAAGGCAATACATGCCTGGACATTTATGCTGGGTCCCTTATTCATGCTAGGGATCAATACGGCGATGTACAGTTATATATTTTATAAATCTAAGCTCGTACCCAAGTTTATACCTATCTTGGGTTTGACAGGGGCAGCTCTTGTGTTTATTTATGGGGTGTTAGTCATGTTTGGTGTCATTCAACAAATTTCTGTGTGGAGTATTTTGTCGCTTCCAGTAGCAGCAAATGAAATGATTTTGGCCGTATGGCTTATCGTTAAAGGATTCAATGAATCTGCCCTTGCTTCAATGGTTGAAAAAAAGAAAGTGCTCGAGGGCCTTACTTGA
- a CDS encoding MerR family transcriptional regulator: MPNKELYEVMTIDAVSRQLGITSRTLRYYEEVGLISPVLRSSGGHRLFDQNTIERLRQILQLKDYLGISLQEIQEVMDAEDSIKELRLSFQEKVDSVDEQRLVVKQYIAVLHNLIDKMNKKIDHVLTLRDMYQDQVDRSILLMEEVENK, from the coding sequence TTGCCCAATAAAGAATTATATGAAGTGATGACCATTGATGCTGTTTCACGACAGCTGGGCATTACATCAAGAACACTTCGCTACTATGAGGAAGTAGGTCTAATTTCCCCTGTATTGAGGAGCAGTGGGGGACATCGTCTTTTTGATCAGAACACAATCGAACGCCTTAGGCAAATTCTACAGCTAAAGGACTATTTGGGGATCTCACTTCAAGAGATTCAGGAAGTGATGGATGCTGAGGATTCCATTAAAGAATTACGGCTGTCATTTCAGGAGAAAGTTGACAGTGTTGACGAACAAAGATTGGTGGTAAAGCAGTACATTGCTGTTCTTCATAATTTGATTGACAAAATGAATAAAAAAATCGATCATGTGTTAACATTGCGTGATATGTACCAGGATCAAGTGGATCGCTCCATCCTCTTAATGGAAGAAGTGGAGAATAAGTAA
- a CDS encoding SPW repeat protein encodes MWQLWLTGLIGIWLVVSPWVYSFSSNSGAMWNSVIFGIIVLILAVWAGAARKNNNP; translated from the coding sequence GTGTGGCAGCTATGGCTTACTGGGTTAATCGGTATCTGGCTCGTCGTCTCACCTTGGGTGTACAGTTTCTCCAGTAATTCAGGTGCTATGTGGAATAGTGTCATTTTTGGAATCATAGTATTAATTCTTGCTGTATGGGCGGGGGCCGCTCGTAAAAACAATAACCCTTAG